From a single Lentisphaera profundi genomic region:
- a CDS encoding serine/threonine protein kinase, giving the protein MTNILKGEDSHKDDFDLSLNDLYDQVFTDEVDTPDESSFDILSAQKERYIKEEEIGRGGAKKIIKVFDTRARRYLAMALPHSSEQNEKLNAFIREAWITAQLDHPNIIKIHEVGVNPEKLPFFTMDLKNGDSLEFILRKLYSDDPIYLEKYPLIKRLEFFIKICDAIAYAHSVNILHLDLKPDNIQIGEYGEVIVCDWGLAKIVGGRKSINLHRDLLELDLAEKESSLIMGTPAYMAPEQVKGDKTNTLSDVYGLAAILYHIVTLNPSITTDDASEAMAQTLKGSIPSPHELVPVSEGLSSIIMKGLALEASERYPSVMAFKNDLSKYLEGYVTNAEDSTFLKQCVFFYRRNKMICRQAILFLFLIISITFWFVNSLQQSWKLEQEARIQAEENAFKQKQALDLYIKEKEQGALVKKDFSGVLVKRYQIYNSEDFSKDPEAMLLGSLKGYRYALEQNPNDSHIAMMTALTLFILQRYDEAQKFNGKHKQLEQIQLALKAVNKHSYTKGQKNVPVTVFVSALKGLREYGHTNQATAYRAILYDMKTRDNFDGYEKVVEQALMLWNDRWIEPEFHYDKETQSLHVHGDKFSNLGMYDKFGRQALLLKPLIKHLDVSNSEVEDLTYLYGSQIESLNISNTYVNDLSPLLKLNKLRQLTITEKQFSKEELELLPSKIKVIYTKQ; this is encoded by the coding sequence ATGACAAACATACTCAAAGGAGAAGACAGCCACAAGGATGACTTCGACCTGTCTTTGAATGATCTTTACGATCAGGTATTTACTGATGAAGTAGATACTCCAGATGAAAGTTCCTTCGATATTCTTAGTGCTCAAAAAGAACGCTATATAAAAGAAGAAGAAATCGGTCGTGGTGGCGCAAAAAAAATCATTAAAGTATTCGATACTCGCGCTCGTAGATACTTGGCTATGGCACTGCCTCACTCAAGTGAGCAAAATGAGAAACTTAATGCTTTTATCCGTGAAGCTTGGATTACTGCACAATTAGATCACCCCAATATTATTAAAATTCACGAGGTCGGAGTCAATCCAGAGAAACTTCCTTTTTTCACCATGGATTTGAAAAATGGTGATAGTTTAGAATTCATCCTTCGAAAACTCTATTCTGATGACCCTATATACCTAGAAAAATATCCTCTTATTAAACGCCTCGAGTTTTTTATTAAAATATGCGATGCTATTGCCTATGCTCACTCAGTCAACATACTTCACCTCGACTTAAAACCTGATAACATCCAGATAGGTGAGTACGGCGAAGTGATTGTCTGTGACTGGGGACTCGCAAAAATTGTAGGTGGTCGTAAATCTATTAACCTCCACCGTGACCTACTCGAACTCGATCTTGCGGAAAAGGAATCATCGCTAATCATGGGAACACCTGCTTATATGGCCCCTGAACAAGTTAAAGGCGATAAAACCAACACTTTAAGTGACGTCTATGGCCTTGCTGCCATTCTCTACCATATCGTGACTTTAAATCCTAGCATTACTACAGATGATGCTAGTGAGGCAATGGCTCAAACCCTAAAAGGATCTATTCCTTCCCCACACGAACTAGTTCCTGTTTCCGAAGGCTTATCTTCCATTATCATGAAAGGCTTAGCTCTAGAAGCAAGCGAACGCTACCCGTCTGTCATGGCGTTTAAAAATGATTTGTCCAAATATTTAGAGGGATATGTTACCAATGCGGAAGACTCCACATTTCTGAAGCAATGCGTATTTTTTTATCGTCGAAATAAAATGATTTGTCGTCAGGCCATACTTTTTCTCTTTCTTATTATTTCTATTACATTTTGGTTTGTTAATAGCCTACAGCAAAGCTGGAAATTAGAACAAGAAGCTCGAATCCAAGCAGAAGAAAATGCCTTCAAACAAAAACAAGCCCTCGATCTCTACATCAAAGAAAAAGAACAAGGGGCATTAGTTAAAAAAGACTTTTCAGGAGTTTTAGTCAAGCGGTATCAGATTTATAATAGTGAAGACTTTTCCAAAGACCCAGAAGCAATGCTACTTGGGTCTTTGAAAGGATATCGTTACGCTCTAGAGCAGAATCCAAATGATTCTCATATTGCGATGATGACGGCTTTAACATTATTCATTTTACAACGTTATGATGAAGCTCAAAAATTTAACGGTAAACACAAACAACTTGAGCAGATTCAATTAGCCTTAAAAGCTGTTAATAAACACTCATACACCAAGGGTCAAAAAAATGTTCCAGTTACCGTTTTTGTTTCAGCCCTTAAAGGCTTGCGCGAATATGGACATACTAACCAAGCCACCGCTTACCGCGCCATTCTTTACGATATGAAGACACGAGATAATTTTGATGGCTACGAAAAAGTGGTTGAACAAGCTCTCATGTTATGGAACGATCGTTGGATTGAACCTGAGTTTCATTATGATAAAGAGACTCAATCATTGCATGTCCATGGTGATAAGTTCAGTAATTTGGGAATGTATGATAAATTTGGCAGGCAAGCTCTTCTGCTAAAACCTCTAATCAAACACCTTGATGTGAGCAATAGCGAAGTAGAAGATCTCACCTACCTCTATGGTTCTCAAATCGAAAGTCTGAATATTAGTAATACTTACGTAAATGATCTAAGTCCACTACTAAAGCTTAACAAGCTTAGGCAATTAACGATTACAGAAAAACAGTTTAGCAAAGAAGAACTCGAACTACTCCCCTCAAAAATCAAAGTAATATATACAAAACAGTAA
- a CDS encoding RNA polymerase sigma factor, giving the protein MSKWNTRYTLIQRAQNSPDNDTWEEFIQAYSKFIYYMLHQMQVPKSLVDDLAQEIILNLWSKLSMYAKEKGKFRSWLTRVIRNSATDSLKKEQRYNKRQENASEVLELLESMSESDFEQIIDREWRAHMIKLTLDSLSDQLSETAIEVFKLSMEQVSTDDIAEKMDITPASVYTLKNRVKEKFTRRLKHFVAELEF; this is encoded by the coding sequence GTGAGTAAGTGGAATACGAGATACACATTAATTCAAAGAGCCCAAAACTCCCCCGATAACGATACCTGGGAAGAGTTTATCCAAGCTTACAGCAAATTCATTTATTATATGCTTCACCAAATGCAAGTGCCGAAATCACTCGTCGATGATTTAGCTCAGGAAATCATCCTGAATTTATGGTCTAAATTAAGTATGTATGCTAAAGAAAAAGGTAAATTCCGCTCTTGGTTAACTCGCGTAATCCGCAATAGTGCTACTGACTCTCTAAAAAAAGAACAGCGCTATAACAAGCGTCAAGAAAATGCTAGTGAAGTTCTCGAACTCTTAGAAAGCATGTCAGAATCCGACTTTGAACAAATCATTGACCGTGAATGGCGTGCTCACATGATTAAACTCACTCTTGATAGTTTGAGCGATCAACTATCGGAAACGGCTATTGAAGTCTTTAAATTGAGTATGGAGCAAGTCTCTACTGATGATATTGCCGAAAAAATGGATATAACTCCTGCTTCGGTCTATACCTTGAAAAATCGTGTAAAAGAAAAATTCACTCGCAGACTCAAACACTTTGTTGCGGAACTTGAGTTCTAA
- a CDS encoding glycoside hydrolase family 36 protein: MKKRSTKGIKLFSALFLSSLFSVQAAEANFTPKAESYTVKSDFSANFTASASAVYTVDGKNHRVGTKSLPLNGKVSVSTVSTPFGDAIQTEATYGADNADYKFTLKIKQLKDLKAFTVQGIFHNHSDKDANLAVIDLFDTIGGSGSFGIADPAKWLITPLMQHDHAKTLAEMNGSAKEVALFVNTENDNSFLIGPAGPAEAHCRVEVRGKEVKAYAEMDRVLVEPGESRRSEEMLFIFEDSKTNTDIWTKWVAHTHKALSNKGPVYGWCSWYDRTTKIDEAHVMDVLETLDSNPNTFGKGIVQIDDGYQIMDGNWNGNAKFPSNMSRVAKKVREAGMIPGVWFAPLMVNPEHPWKKANPEAIQANAKGISNFMNPNPFHPDGANWINPSHPKSKKFLRQVIETARDNGYGYIKIDFNGIGSRFVDPKLTRLQAFRNLYTLYRDAAGEDMYILSCLGQPTRGVIGFVNAARVGPDSHPAHFSHCLDSVLRFQIFNRVWWNNDADVSYLEVKLPSRRVGYTPQGEDMWKTWHNTVALTGGTAMISEPINKDDVKAVWRNYEIMRPGSAENSRLLTLGKSAVNSVFGFNAARSYGNFAVYNLYNSDKEKSQDIALNFVDAGLPADTNCAIYDFWKNEVTGYTKNAYTAKGLKKNASALLRFTPIKGGTPQLVGSNLHLSIGATEIKEIFITKSMVKIHLTDAGAQVGDLIFYSEKELTAGTTENCKIAGISKVGDKLWKISLAERKWNTKQSVSLNIK; encoded by the coding sequence ATGAAAAAACGATCAACAAAAGGAATTAAGCTTTTCTCGGCTCTCTTCCTCTCCTCACTTTTCTCGGTACAAGCAGCTGAAGCTAATTTTACTCCAAAAGCAGAAAGCTACACAGTTAAAAGCGACTTCTCCGCTAACTTCACAGCCAGTGCATCGGCCGTTTACACTGTCGATGGCAAAAATCATCGCGTCGGAACCAAAAGCCTTCCTCTAAATGGTAAAGTTTCCGTTTCCACTGTGAGCACTCCATTTGGTGACGCCATCCAAACTGAAGCTACTTACGGAGCCGATAACGCTGACTATAAATTCACTCTCAAAATTAAGCAGCTCAAAGACCTCAAAGCTTTTACAGTTCAAGGTATTTTCCACAACCATAGCGATAAAGATGCAAATCTCGCCGTCATCGATCTCTTTGATACCATCGGCGGTTCTGGCTCATTCGGAATTGCGGATCCCGCAAAATGGCTCATCACCCCACTCATGCAACACGACCACGCTAAAACTCTTGCGGAGATGAATGGCTCAGCTAAAGAAGTTGCACTCTTTGTTAATACTGAAAACGACAATAGTTTCCTTATCGGACCTGCAGGTCCTGCAGAAGCTCACTGCCGTGTTGAAGTCCGCGGCAAAGAAGTTAAAGCTTATGCCGAAATGGATCGTGTCCTTGTTGAACCAGGTGAAAGTCGTCGCAGTGAAGAAATGCTTTTCATCTTCGAAGATTCAAAAACGAATACCGACATTTGGACAAAATGGGTTGCTCATACTCACAAAGCTCTCAGTAACAAAGGTCCCGTCTATGGTTGGTGTAGTTGGTATGACCGTACCACAAAAATTGATGAAGCTCACGTCATGGACGTGCTAGAAACCCTTGATTCCAATCCCAATACTTTCGGTAAAGGCATCGTTCAAATTGATGATGGTTACCAAATTATGGATGGTAACTGGAATGGTAACGCCAAATTCCCTTCCAATATGTCTCGCGTTGCGAAAAAAGTACGTGAAGCTGGCATGATCCCAGGCGTTTGGTTTGCTCCACTCATGGTGAACCCCGAGCATCCTTGGAAGAAGGCGAATCCTGAAGCAATTCAGGCCAATGCTAAGGGCATCTCAAATTTCATGAATCCAAACCCCTTCCACCCCGATGGTGCGAACTGGATTAACCCTTCTCATCCTAAGTCTAAAAAATTCCTTCGCCAAGTTATCGAAACGGCTCGTGATAATGGCTACGGTTACATCAAAATTGATTTCAATGGTATTGGCAGTCGTTTTGTTGACCCAAAACTCACACGCCTCCAAGCTTTTCGTAACCTCTACACTCTCTACCGCGACGCCGCTGGTGAAGACATGTATATTCTCTCATGTCTTGGTCAGCCCACACGTGGTGTCATTGGCTTCGTTAATGCGGCTCGTGTCGGACCGGATTCTCACCCAGCTCACTTCTCTCATTGCCTTGATTCAGTGCTCCGTTTCCAAATCTTTAACCGCGTGTGGTGGAATAATGATGCCGATGTTTCCTACCTCGAGGTCAAACTCCCTTCACGTCGTGTAGGTTACACTCCTCAGGGCGAAGACATGTGGAAAACTTGGCACAATACTGTCGCTCTCACAGGTGGTACTGCAATGATCTCTGAGCCTATCAATAAAGATGATGTAAAAGCTGTATGGCGTAATTACGAGATCATGCGTCCGGGGAGTGCTGAAAATTCACGTCTACTCACTCTAGGCAAATCTGCAGTGAACTCAGTTTTTGGTTTCAACGCAGCGCGTAGCTACGGCAACTTCGCTGTCTACAATCTCTATAATTCGGATAAGGAGAAATCTCAAGACATCGCTCTTAACTTTGTTGATGCGGGCCTCCCTGCTGATACCAACTGTGCGATCTACGATTTCTGGAAGAATGAAGTAACTGGCTACACTAAAAATGCTTACACCGCAAAAGGTCTAAAGAAAAACGCTTCTGCCCTACTGCGCTTCACACCTATTAAAGGCGGTACTCCCCAGCTCGTGGGCTCCAACCTTCACCTCTCTATTGGTGCAACAGAAATCAAAGAAATCTTCATCACTAAGAGCATGGTCAAAATTCACTTAACTGATGCTGGTGCTCAAGTTGGCGATCTCATTTTCTATTCAGAAAAAGAACTCACTGCGGGCACTACAGAAAACTGTAAGATTGCCGGGATCTCCAAAGTTGGCGATAAGCTTTGGAAAATTAGCCTCGCTGAAAGAAAGTGGAATACCAAGCAAAGTGTTTCATTGAATATCAAGTAA
- a CDS encoding glycoside hydrolase family 2 TIM barrel-domain containing protein — protein MAINPWENPQLVSYSTLSPRAPLYSFDTLPEALSVQDSSYKKSLNGQWDFKLFESPLSACLDVKNWDKIEVPSCWTRQGFKDLPIYTNVQMPFDESYPKVPEKNPTGIYHRKIKNIWPERRSIIHFAGVESMFYLYLNGEEVGMSKGSRTPVEFDLTDFLKQGDNDLHVKVIRWSDGSYIEDQDHWRMAGIFRDVFLYSSPLQFIEDMFARAQLNEDLKSASLKCQLRLGSVKRDLDAYKINVELFDAKASSIWKSHKFCRLSPKHFREYEKTEDGETIYPYHIIDLDAELEELISWNAENPYQYTVVASLESRAGDLIDCVRSKIGFKRVEVKNQELLINGQAVLIKGVNRHEHDEYSGKVVSRETMIKDIRLLKQFNFNAVRNAHYPQPDLWYELCNEYGLYIMDEANIEAHKDYDTICRDPQYAPAFLNRVMRMFHSHKNHACIYQWSTGNESGYGPNHDMALGYLRGIDSSRLVHCEGAVHAEWSQGLPDHTAKHGMATDTFGPMYPEVEDMLDWAKDRQDDPRPYITCEYNHAMGNSNGSLKDYWKAFREVDGLQGGFIWDWVDQGLAEYDKDGEKYWTYGGDYGEEFHDFDFCINGMVWPDRTPKPAMYEFKKCAEPILVEQISREKYHIINDQYFSDFNNIRLHWTLELDGKIIQEGQEDDLVIEAKESLDYAIEMKPVTAGETQILTVNFSFSYIKKGTWHDAGHELTWSQFFIDADQVIKEENINSRVAQLRVQEMDGLKVFHGDQEVLLPELNLYRAGTDNDAIRAWTGQDHKPGNKWRESGLHDLKLMSESHEFENESLLIKRKYMARNHEISHEILIDNELNFSHEFMLPQKLPSLARVGLKYKIPKIFQGVQWLGLGPHENYVDRDYGARFSLYKNRVLDHYVPYILPQSHGNKSGVKYLKLSDGQESLVFKGNFEFSVCPWSDEELYHSYHTCDLSKVEDKDYYYLNLDLVQRGVGSGSCGPQTRPEYCVEAKYYRFTYTQESIGF, from the coding sequence ATGGCGATTAATCCTTGGGAGAATCCACAGTTAGTTTCATATAGTACACTTTCACCACGTGCACCATTGTATTCTTTTGATACTCTTCCTGAGGCCTTGTCAGTACAGGATTCTAGCTACAAGAAATCACTTAATGGGCAGTGGGATTTTAAACTTTTTGAGTCACCATTAAGCGCTTGTTTAGATGTGAAAAATTGGGATAAGATTGAGGTGCCTTCTTGTTGGACACGTCAAGGATTTAAAGATTTACCCATTTATACCAATGTGCAGATGCCTTTTGATGAAAGTTATCCAAAAGTTCCAGAAAAAAATCCTACGGGAATTTATCATCGAAAAATAAAAAATATTTGGCCCGAGCGTAGAAGCATCATTCATTTTGCGGGTGTGGAAAGCATGTTTTATCTCTATCTTAATGGCGAAGAAGTAGGAATGAGTAAGGGCTCGAGAACGCCAGTGGAATTTGACTTGACGGATTTCCTAAAGCAGGGAGATAATGATTTACATGTCAAAGTAATTCGCTGGTCTGATGGGTCATATATTGAGGATCAAGATCACTGGCGTATGGCAGGGATCTTTCGCGATGTTTTTCTTTATTCGAGTCCACTACAATTTATTGAAGATATGTTTGCAAGAGCTCAGCTCAATGAAGATCTCAAGAGTGCGAGCTTAAAGTGTCAGTTGCGTTTAGGTTCAGTAAAGCGAGATTTGGATGCCTATAAAATTAATGTGGAGCTCTTTGATGCAAAAGCGTCATCGATTTGGAAATCTCATAAGTTTTGTCGTCTGAGCCCGAAGCATTTTAGAGAGTACGAAAAAACTGAAGATGGAGAAACGATTTACCCCTATCATATTATCGATCTTGATGCAGAGCTAGAAGAGCTGATAAGTTGGAATGCCGAAAATCCTTATCAATATACAGTAGTTGCGAGCTTAGAAAGTAGAGCAGGAGATTTAATTGATTGCGTACGCAGTAAAATTGGTTTCAAAAGAGTGGAGGTCAAAAATCAGGAGCTACTGATCAATGGCCAAGCGGTGTTGATCAAGGGTGTGAATCGTCATGAGCATGATGAGTACTCGGGGAAAGTAGTCAGTCGCGAGACTATGATTAAGGACATAAGACTACTAAAGCAGTTTAATTTTAATGCGGTACGCAATGCGCATTATCCTCAGCCGGATCTTTGGTATGAACTGTGCAATGAGTATGGTCTTTACATTATGGATGAGGCCAATATTGAAGCTCATAAGGATTACGATACTATTTGTCGTGATCCTCAGTATGCGCCAGCATTTTTAAATCGTGTCATGAGGATGTTTCATTCGCATAAAAATCACGCCTGTATTTATCAATGGTCAACGGGCAATGAATCCGGTTACGGACCCAATCACGATATGGCTTTGGGCTATTTAAGGGGCATAGACTCAAGCCGCTTGGTTCATTGTGAAGGAGCGGTTCATGCGGAATGGTCTCAAGGATTGCCTGATCATACTGCAAAACATGGGATGGCGACCGATACATTTGGACCCATGTATCCAGAAGTGGAAGATATGTTGGATTGGGCAAAAGATCGTCAAGATGATCCGCGGCCTTATATTACTTGTGAATACAATCACGCCATGGGCAATAGCAACGGCTCCTTAAAAGATTACTGGAAGGCTTTTCGTGAAGTCGATGGCTTGCAAGGTGGATTTATTTGGGACTGGGTGGATCAAGGGCTTGCAGAATATGACAAAGACGGGGAGAAATACTGGACTTATGGCGGTGATTATGGCGAAGAATTTCATGATTTTGATTTTTGTATTAATGGGATGGTTTGGCCTGATAGGACTCCGAAACCTGCCATGTATGAATTCAAGAAATGTGCGGAACCAATTTTAGTCGAACAAATTTCTAGGGAAAAATACCATATCATAAATGATCAATACTTTAGTGATTTTAATAATATTCGACTTCATTGGACTTTAGAACTAGATGGTAAAATCATACAAGAAGGGCAAGAAGATGATTTAGTAATTGAAGCTAAAGAAAGTTTAGATTATGCTATAGAAATGAAGCCAGTCACAGCAGGTGAAACACAAATACTAACAGTTAACTTCTCCTTTTCTTATATTAAAAAGGGCACTTGGCATGATGCGGGCCATGAGCTTACTTGGAGTCAGTTTTTCATTGATGCCGATCAAGTTATTAAAGAAGAGAATATAAACTCAAGAGTGGCTCAATTACGCGTTCAAGAAATGGATGGGCTTAAAGTTTTCCATGGTGATCAAGAAGTATTGCTCCCCGAACTCAATCTTTATCGAGCAGGAACGGATAATGACGCGATACGTGCCTGGACGGGACAAGATCATAAGCCGGGTAATAAATGGCGTGAGTCAGGCTTACACGATTTGAAGTTAATGAGTGAAAGTCATGAGTTTGAGAATGAATCACTTCTTATTAAGCGAAAATACATGGCAAGAAATCATGAGATAAGTCACGAAATATTGATAGATAATGAACTGAATTTTTCGCACGAATTTATGCTTCCTCAAAAGCTTCCTAGCTTGGCACGTGTTGGGCTGAAGTATAAAATCCCGAAAATTTTTCAAGGCGTACAATGGTTAGGCTTAGGTCCCCACGAAAATTATGTAGACCGTGATTATGGTGCGCGTTTTTCGCTTTATAAAAATCGAGTTTTAGATCATTACGTGCCCTATATTCTACCTCAGTCTCATGGCAATAAGAGTGGTGTCAAATATTTGAAATTAAGCGATGGTCAAGAGAGCTTGGTTTTTAAAGGCAATTTTGAATTCAGTGTATGTCCTTGGTCCGATGAAGAACTCTATCATTCATATCATACTTGCGATCTCAGCAAAGTAGAAGATAAGGATTATTACTACCTTAATTTAGATCTCGTGCAGCGGGGAGTAGGTTCGGGTAGTTGCGGTCCACAAACACGACCAGAGTACTGTGTCGAAGCGAAATATTACCGTTTTACATATACACAAGAATCCATAGGGTTTTGA
- a CDS encoding prepilin-type N-terminal cleavage/methylation domain-containing protein: MKYKWTTKGFTLIELLVVIAIIGILASLLLPSLKSARGSAQQASCKNNLKQIGISLLMYSSDNDEQIPHAQNGLSGWDDLIRTYLTNDSSAIGNYWTTAQGLDTMRCPSAQQPKLNGTVPTGTYAMPAGNAGQTNGVNWNIPHFGFRVLDGSPAHRTLTELDDPVGTMALTEVDTNGSSSRQGSGFFTHNAALQTTPGSNGAASNGALNTTLDLHNKSKVNILLADGHIESHSPLSSTVLGEGTAPTSPWNGMWSVTAGD; this comes from the coding sequence ATGAAATATAAATGGACTACAAAGGGTTTCACTCTCATCGAACTTTTGGTCGTAATTGCCATTATTGGTATCCTCGCCTCACTATTATTACCCTCGCTCAAATCGGCTCGTGGTTCTGCACAACAGGCTTCCTGTAAAAATAATTTAAAGCAAATTGGCATTAGTCTTTTAATGTATTCCAGTGATAATGACGAACAAATCCCTCATGCTCAGAATGGACTCTCAGGCTGGGATGATCTCATCAGAACTTATTTGACTAATGATTCAAGTGCTATCGGTAATTATTGGACTACCGCTCAAGGATTGGACACTATGCGCTGTCCAAGTGCCCAACAGCCAAAACTAAATGGGACTGTCCCCACAGGGACATATGCCATGCCCGCAGGTAACGCAGGCCAAACAAATGGTGTCAATTGGAATATTCCCCACTTTGGTTTCAGAGTCCTAGATGGTTCCCCTGCTCATAGAACTCTCACAGAATTGGATGATCCCGTAGGTACGATGGCACTTACGGAAGTCGATACTAATGGTAGTAGCTCTCGACAAGGAAGTGGCTTTTTTACCCACAATGCCGCTCTACAAACCACTCCGGGTAGTAATGGGGCCGCATCAAATGGTGCTTTAAATACTACCTTAGATCTTCACAATAAATCTAAGGTCAATATATTACTCGCCGATGGACATATTGAATCTCATTCCCCACTTTCTTCTACTGTTCTTGGGGAAGGGACCGCTCCAACAAGTCCTTGGAATGGCATGTGGAGCGTCACCGCTGGTGATTAA
- a CDS encoding AraC family transcriptional regulator, giving the protein MLFGKNNMVHRYFGDSAERVGLGLINKTRGIDHQNFKWPWYAVVFILKGHGHFIDHNQQKHTLSEGMFFQRIPGLVHSNIIESDDWQEIFFDFGVKTYEMLKSCEIINPQKLTGHCPISLAQGQEHQLLLEELKQSTHLKHMHLKILSFFQDIQSSSELTNPLLIDEACAYLEENFLVKDKIQNFCIEKAVGYEMLRKKFKEITNSSPKQFQNRVRMEKAIQLLGSKDFNIEQIANQLGYCSSFEFSKQFKKFNGISPGHYRNNWTVQTPSKSSNI; this is encoded by the coding sequence ATGCTTTTTGGTAAAAATAATATGGTGCACCGTTATTTTGGTGATAGCGCTGAAAGAGTCGGCCTAGGTTTGATCAATAAAACTCGGGGTATTGATCATCAAAATTTTAAATGGCCCTGGTATGCCGTAGTATTTATCCTAAAGGGTCATGGCCACTTTATTGACCATAATCAACAAAAACACACCCTTTCCGAGGGCATGTTTTTTCAGCGTATTCCAGGCTTAGTTCATAGCAATATTATAGAAAGCGATGATTGGCAGGAAATCTTTTTTGATTTTGGAGTTAAAACATATGAAATGCTTAAATCCTGCGAAATTATCAATCCACAAAAACTCACTGGCCACTGCCCCATAAGTTTAGCTCAAGGACAAGAGCATCAGCTCTTGTTAGAAGAACTCAAGCAAAGCACTCATTTAAAACACATGCACTTAAAAATATTGAGCTTTTTTCAAGATATTCAAAGTAGTTCTGAACTAACAAACCCCCTCCTTATCGATGAAGCTTGCGCTTACTTAGAAGAAAATTTCTTAGTGAAGGATAAAATTCAAAACTTCTGTATCGAAAAAGCTGTCGGCTATGAAATGCTACGGAAAAAATTCAAAGAAATAACAAACTCGAGCCCCAAGCAATTTCAAAATCGCGTTCGTATGGAGAAAGCCATTCAACTTCTAGGCAGTAAAGATTTTAATATAGAACAAATCGCCAATCAGCTCGGATATTGTAGCAGCTTTGAATTTTCCAAGCAATTCAAAAAATTCAATGGCATCTCTCCTGGCCATTATAGGAATAACTGGACGGTTCAAACTCCGAGTAAATCATCAAATATTTGA
- a CDS encoding type II secretion system protein yields the protein MIKALKTKRNFSLIELLVVIAIIGILASLLLPSLGKAREKAKISVCTSNLKQIGSANFMYFDDNDSYFPTVVGNASWDDMLASYDGRKLSSAQIAVGGAGGHNVANFGKNYGELYRCPLDDRVNGNRILRTYAPTQDGWNYSFNPGQNGIYGVEGVAFNGIPKNINEINQISRVAAYTENHFPLSHNNNQLRVSLGQTWAFSGMHAGYFELNETKHSNLKFNFLMADGHVTNMNLIQSLVTNDGSVAGTANVRGTVWDTDR from the coding sequence ATGATTAAAGCATTAAAGACAAAAAGAAACTTCTCCCTCATCGAATTACTTGTGGTCATCGCCATTATTGGAATCCTCGCCTCCCTTCTTCTTCCTTCACTAGGAAAAGCTCGTGAAAAAGCTAAAATCTCCGTATGTACGAGTAACCTCAAACAAATTGGCTCAGCTAACTTTATGTATTTTGATGACAATGACAGTTATTTCCCAACAGTAGTTGGGAACGCAAGCTGGGACGATATGTTGGCGTCTTATGACGGTCGTAAACTTAGCAGTGCACAAATAGCAGTAGGAGGTGCCGGTGGTCATAATGTAGCAAACTTTGGGAAAAACTACGGTGAATTGTATCGCTGCCCCTTAGATGATCGTGTGAATGGAAATAGAATTCTTAGAACGTATGCCCCCACTCAAGATGGTTGGAACTATAGCTTTAACCCAGGACAGAACGGTATTTATGGTGTAGAGGGGGTGGCATTTAACGGTATTCCCAAGAACATTAACGAGATTAACCAGATCTCTCGAGTCGCTGCCTATACTGAAAATCACTTCCCATTAAGCCATAACAACAATCAACTTAGAGTTTCACTTGGACAAACTTGGGCCTTCAGTGGAATGCACGCGGGTTATTTTGAATTAAACGAAACGAAGCATTCAAATTTAAAATTTAACTTCCTCATGGCCGATGGACATGTAACAAACATGAATCTGATTCAGTCACTCGTCACCAATGATGGCTCAGTTGCGGGAACTGCTAATGTTAGAGGCACCGTTTGGGACACGGATCGCTAA